The following coding sequences lie in one Silene latifolia isolate original U9 population chromosome 5, ASM4854445v1, whole genome shotgun sequence genomic window:
- the LOC141656019 gene encoding peroxisomal membrane protein PMP22-like — protein MSDLITDVWKKYLLQLQIHPLRTKAITAGVLAGCSDFTAQKISGIKKLQLKRLLLLMVYGFLYSGPVGHFFHKLMDKIFKGKQGNSTVGKKVLLEQLTISPWNNMLFMMYYGLVVEGRSWPMVKSKVKKDYPTVQLTSWKFWPIVNWVNYQYMPLQLRVLFHSSIASCWAIFLNLKARSTIKNA, from the exons atgTCTGATTTGATTACTGATGTATGGAAGAAATACCTTTTGCAGCTTCAAATTCACCCTCTTAGAACAAAG GCAATTACTGCTGGAGTTTTAGCTGGGTGTAGTGATTTTACTGCTCAGAAGATTTCTGGGATTAAAAAGCTTCAGTTAAAGAGATTGTTACTGCTTATG GTTTATGGGTTTTTGTATTCTGGACCAGTTGGGCATTTCTTTCACAAATTAATGGACAAAATTTTCAAAGGGAAACAAGGAAACTCAACTGTTGGGAAGAAG GTCTTATTGGAGCAGTTGACTATCAGTCCATGGAACAACATGTTATTTATGATGTATTATGGCCTTGTCGTAGAAG GAAGATCATGGCCAATGGTCAAAAGCAAGGTTAAGAAAGACTATCCTACTGTACAATTAACTTCTTGGAAG TTTTGGCCAATTGTTAATTGGGTTAATTACCAGTACATGCCTCTGCAACTGCGAGTCTTGTTCCACAGCTCTATTGCTTCTTGCTG GGCAATATTCCTTAACCTGAAAGCCAGATCCACCATTAAAAATGCCTAA
- the LOC141657092 gene encoding protein NPGR2-like isoform X1, translating into MCIVGVKEKRISNMRANPRSKRSGVGGRVRLKKMMKCIFLGKQMTTDDVAESSESSLATRDYSASGYSARVVEAESKPQTSTIEEAESSLRESGYLNYEEARALLGRLEYQKGNMEAAYRVFEGIDMDVVKPNIKVALTRRCEPQRRHSKSDSVPLMSLHAISLLFEAIFLKSKALKALGRFEEAAQSCHVILETVESAIPDGMNGRFSTHYKFQEILNKAVELLPELWKLAGNPHKAISAYRQALLFRWDLEVETRAGIEKEFAIFLLYSGIDASPPILRFQPEGAFIPKNNIEEAILLLLLLLKKFLQRRISWDPSIMDHLSFALSISGDLRTLALQLEELPEYVIDRKGRCRTLALCYHGEGEDQVSLNLLRNLLNDRRNKDCTLDLLLASKICAGDTKLTEEGLNYATIATKRLEGQCEQLAGNASCLLGTLSSAQSRNVTSDSKRVELQSQALDALATSEKLVKGLDSNVIYQLALENAEQRKLDIALTHAKKLLKLENGSSSKGWVLLARILSAKKRYLDAETIVDAALEQTEKWEHAELLRTKAKLQIAQGQTKNAIKTYTHVLAVLQVRRKSFGVGKKHLERRDQGKILEMETWHDLADVYTNLSQWQDAELCLSKSQALSPHSASRCHSKGILYQAQGLDKEAQQAYWEALDKDPSHVPSLISMAKIMMTHGDEALPIARSLVRQAIDIDRTNYSAWYTLGLIHKSESAGTSAVEAVECFEAATVLEETAPVEPFR; encoded by the exons ATGTGCATTGTGGGTGTTAAAGAAAAACGTATTAGTAATATGAGAGCAAATCCTCGTTCAAAAAGGTCGGGAGTTGGTGGTAGGGTAAggctgaagaagatgatgaaatGCATTTTCTTAGGGAAGCAAATGACAACTGATGACGTAGCCGAGTCATCAGAGTCATCCTTAGCTACTCGAGACTATTCAGCCAGTGGTTATTCAGCTCGAGTGGTTGAGGCTGAAAGCAAACCCCAAACGAGCACCATTGAAGAAGCTGAGTCATCTCTCCGTGAAAGTGGTTATCTCAACTACGAG GAAGCCAGGGCTTTGTTAGGAAGGCTGGAGTACCAGAAAGGCAACATGGAAGCTGCTTATCGCGTTTTTGAAGGAATTGACATGGATGTTGTAAAACCAAACATCAAAGTTGCATTAACCAGAAGATGTGAGCCACAAAGACGCCATTCTAAGAGTGATTCTGTGCCGCTCATGTCACTGCATGCCATTAGTCTCCTATTTGAAGCAATTTTTCTCAAATCGAAGGCCTTGAAAGCTCTTGGAAGATTTGAAG AAGCTGCTCAATCATGCCATGTTATTCTGGAAACTGTGGAGTCTGCAATACCAGACGGTATGAATGGAAGGTTTTCCACCCATTATAAGTTTCAGGAGATCTTGAACAAGGCAGTGGAGTTGCTACCCGAGTTGTGGAAACTTGCAGGAAATCCCCATAAGGCAATTTCAGCATACCGACAAGCATTACTCTTTCGTTGGGATCTCGAAGTGGAAACTCGAGCAGGGATCGAGAAAGAGTTTGCCATATTTCTTTTGTACAGTGGCATTGATGCAAGTCCACCGATTCTTCGTTTCCAACCCGAAGGAGCATTCATCCCTAAAAACAACATAGAAGAAGCCATCCTTCTTCTGTTGCTTTTACTGAAGAAATTTCTTCAGAGAAGAATCAGTTGGGACCCTTCAATCATGGACCATCTCTCTTTTGCCCTCTCTATTTCAGGAGATTTACGGACGTTAGCCCTTCAATTAGAGGAGTTGCCGGAATATGTCATAGATAGAAAAGGAAGATGTAGGACGCTAGCTCTCTGCTATCACGGAGAAGGGGAAGATCAGGTGAGTCTGAACCTATTGAGGAACCTTCTTAACGACCGGAGAAATAAAGATTGCACCCTGGATTTGTTACTAGCTTCAAAAATATGTGCCGGAGACACTAAACTCACTGAGGAAGGGCTCAATTATGCAACCATAGCAACCAAGAGACTTGAAGGACAATGTGAACAGCTTGCTGGTAATGCCAGCTGTTTACTAGGTACTTTATCCTCCGCTCAATCAAGAAATGTTACCTCGGACTCAAAGAGGGTAGAGCTGCAATCTCAAGCTCTGGATGCATTGGCAACTTCTGAAAAGTTGGTGAAAGGACTAGATAGTAATGTAATTTACCAGCTTGCCCTTGAAAATGCCGAGCAGAGAAAGTTGGATATTGCACTTACTCATGCAAAGAAGCTTTTAAAACTTGAGAATGGCTCAAGCAGTAAAGGATGGGTTCTTTTGGCTCGGATACTGTCTGCTAAGAAGCGTTATCTGGATGCAGAAACCATTGTCGATGCTGCTCTCGAGCAAACTGAGAAATGGGAACATGCTGAACTACTGAGGACTAAAGCTAAACTCCAAATTGCTCAAGGGCAAACAAAGAATGCTATTAAGACATACACTCATGTCCTTGCAGTTCTTCAAGTTCGAAGGAAGAGCTTTGGTGTCGGGAAAAAGCATCTAGAG AGGAGAGACCAAGGGAAAATACTGGAGATGGAGACATGGCACGACCTGGCGGATGTGTATACCAACCTATCGCAATGGCAAGATGCTGAGCTCTGTCTTTCTAAATCACAAGCCCTCTCTCCTCATTCTGCGTCTAGATGCCATTCCAAAG GTATACTCTATCAAGCACAGGGGCTTGACAAGGAAGCTCAGCAGGCATACTGGGAGGCACTTGACAAAGACCCAAGCCACGTCCCGAGCTTGATCTCTATGGCTAAAATCATGATGACGCATGGAGATGAAGCATTACCGATAGCAAGAAGCCTAGTGAGGCAAGCTATCGATATTGATAGGACAAATTACTCTGCCTGGTACACACTGGGGCTGATCCACAAGTCGGAAAGTGCAGGCACATCAGCTGTTGAAGCTGTCGAATGTTTCGAGGCTGCTACTGTTCTTGAAGAGACTGCTCCTGTTGAGCCCTTTAGATGA
- the LOC141657092 gene encoding protein NPGR2-like isoform X2, translating to MRANPRSKRSGVGGRVRLKKMMKCIFLGKQMTTDDVAESSESSLATRDYSASGYSARVVEAESKPQTSTIEEAESSLRESGYLNYEEARALLGRLEYQKGNMEAAYRVFEGIDMDVVKPNIKVALTRRCEPQRRHSKSDSVPLMSLHAISLLFEAIFLKSKALKALGRFEEAAQSCHVILETVESAIPDGMNGRFSTHYKFQEILNKAVELLPELWKLAGNPHKAISAYRQALLFRWDLEVETRAGIEKEFAIFLLYSGIDASPPILRFQPEGAFIPKNNIEEAILLLLLLLKKFLQRRISWDPSIMDHLSFALSISGDLRTLALQLEELPEYVIDRKGRCRTLALCYHGEGEDQVSLNLLRNLLNDRRNKDCTLDLLLASKICAGDTKLTEEGLNYATIATKRLEGQCEQLAGNASCLLGTLSSAQSRNVTSDSKRVELQSQALDALATSEKLVKGLDSNVIYQLALENAEQRKLDIALTHAKKLLKLENGSSSKGWVLLARILSAKKRYLDAETIVDAALEQTEKWEHAELLRTKAKLQIAQGQTKNAIKTYTHVLAVLQVRRKSFGVGKKHLERRDQGKILEMETWHDLADVYTNLSQWQDAELCLSKSQALSPHSASRCHSKGILYQAQGLDKEAQQAYWEALDKDPSHVPSLISMAKIMMTHGDEALPIARSLVRQAIDIDRTNYSAWYTLGLIHKSESAGTSAVEAVECFEAATVLEETAPVEPFR from the exons ATGAGAGCAAATCCTCGTTCAAAAAGGTCGGGAGTTGGTGGTAGGGTAAggctgaagaagatgatgaaatGCATTTTCTTAGGGAAGCAAATGACAACTGATGACGTAGCCGAGTCATCAGAGTCATCCTTAGCTACTCGAGACTATTCAGCCAGTGGTTATTCAGCTCGAGTGGTTGAGGCTGAAAGCAAACCCCAAACGAGCACCATTGAAGAAGCTGAGTCATCTCTCCGTGAAAGTGGTTATCTCAACTACGAG GAAGCCAGGGCTTTGTTAGGAAGGCTGGAGTACCAGAAAGGCAACATGGAAGCTGCTTATCGCGTTTTTGAAGGAATTGACATGGATGTTGTAAAACCAAACATCAAAGTTGCATTAACCAGAAGATGTGAGCCACAAAGACGCCATTCTAAGAGTGATTCTGTGCCGCTCATGTCACTGCATGCCATTAGTCTCCTATTTGAAGCAATTTTTCTCAAATCGAAGGCCTTGAAAGCTCTTGGAAGATTTGAAG AAGCTGCTCAATCATGCCATGTTATTCTGGAAACTGTGGAGTCTGCAATACCAGACGGTATGAATGGAAGGTTTTCCACCCATTATAAGTTTCAGGAGATCTTGAACAAGGCAGTGGAGTTGCTACCCGAGTTGTGGAAACTTGCAGGAAATCCCCATAAGGCAATTTCAGCATACCGACAAGCATTACTCTTTCGTTGGGATCTCGAAGTGGAAACTCGAGCAGGGATCGAGAAAGAGTTTGCCATATTTCTTTTGTACAGTGGCATTGATGCAAGTCCACCGATTCTTCGTTTCCAACCCGAAGGAGCATTCATCCCTAAAAACAACATAGAAGAAGCCATCCTTCTTCTGTTGCTTTTACTGAAGAAATTTCTTCAGAGAAGAATCAGTTGGGACCCTTCAATCATGGACCATCTCTCTTTTGCCCTCTCTATTTCAGGAGATTTACGGACGTTAGCCCTTCAATTAGAGGAGTTGCCGGAATATGTCATAGATAGAAAAGGAAGATGTAGGACGCTAGCTCTCTGCTATCACGGAGAAGGGGAAGATCAGGTGAGTCTGAACCTATTGAGGAACCTTCTTAACGACCGGAGAAATAAAGATTGCACCCTGGATTTGTTACTAGCTTCAAAAATATGTGCCGGAGACACTAAACTCACTGAGGAAGGGCTCAATTATGCAACCATAGCAACCAAGAGACTTGAAGGACAATGTGAACAGCTTGCTGGTAATGCCAGCTGTTTACTAGGTACTTTATCCTCCGCTCAATCAAGAAATGTTACCTCGGACTCAAAGAGGGTAGAGCTGCAATCTCAAGCTCTGGATGCATTGGCAACTTCTGAAAAGTTGGTGAAAGGACTAGATAGTAATGTAATTTACCAGCTTGCCCTTGAAAATGCCGAGCAGAGAAAGTTGGATATTGCACTTACTCATGCAAAGAAGCTTTTAAAACTTGAGAATGGCTCAAGCAGTAAAGGATGGGTTCTTTTGGCTCGGATACTGTCTGCTAAGAAGCGTTATCTGGATGCAGAAACCATTGTCGATGCTGCTCTCGAGCAAACTGAGAAATGGGAACATGCTGAACTACTGAGGACTAAAGCTAAACTCCAAATTGCTCAAGGGCAAACAAAGAATGCTATTAAGACATACACTCATGTCCTTGCAGTTCTTCAAGTTCGAAGGAAGAGCTTTGGTGTCGGGAAAAAGCATCTAGAG AGGAGAGACCAAGGGAAAATACTGGAGATGGAGACATGGCACGACCTGGCGGATGTGTATACCAACCTATCGCAATGGCAAGATGCTGAGCTCTGTCTTTCTAAATCACAAGCCCTCTCTCCTCATTCTGCGTCTAGATGCCATTCCAAAG GTATACTCTATCAAGCACAGGGGCTTGACAAGGAAGCTCAGCAGGCATACTGGGAGGCACTTGACAAAGACCCAAGCCACGTCCCGAGCTTGATCTCTATGGCTAAAATCATGATGACGCATGGAGATGAAGCATTACCGATAGCAAGAAGCCTAGTGAGGCAAGCTATCGATATTGATAGGACAAATTACTCTGCCTGGTACACACTGGGGCTGATCCACAAGTCGGAAAGTGCAGGCACATCAGCTGTTGAAGCTGTCGAATGTTTCGAGGCTGCTACTGTTCTTGAAGAGACTGCTCCTGTTGAGCCCTTTAGATGA
- the LOC141657093 gene encoding large ribosomal subunit protein bL28c, producing the protein MAAIFTATSAAILINNPRNICFNKPQLSLKSKTTTISPELGFVTSQLSGIHITSINKPLISSAPLYPSVVQPVARRVCPFTGKKSNNANKVSFSNHKTKKLQFVNLQYKRVWWEAGKRFVKLRLSTKALKTIEKNGLDAVAKKAGIDLRKE; encoded by the exons ATGGCTGCAATATTCACAGCAACATCTGCTGCAATTTTGATTAACAATCCAAGAAATATATGCTTCAATAAACCCCAATTATCACTCAAATCAAAGACAACTACAATTTCACCTGAATTAGGGTTTGTCACTTCCCAACTTTCTGGCATTCACATTACTTCCATTAACAAACCTTTGATTTCTTCTGCTCCTCTTTACCCTTCTGTTGTTCAGCCTGTTGCGC GCAGAGTGTGCCCTTTCACCGGTAAGAAATCAAACAACGCAAACAAAGTTTCGTTCTCAAACCACAAGACCAAGAAGTTGCAGTTTGTCAACCTGCAATACAAGAGAGTCTGGTGGGAAGCTGGAAAAAGATTTGTGAAACTTAGGCTATCGACCAAGGCTTTAAAGACCATTGAAAAGAATGGACTCGATGCTGTTGCAAAGAAAGCGGGGATTGATCTCAGGAAGGAGTAA